One region of Acidobacteriota bacterium genomic DNA includes:
- a CDS encoding glycosyltransferase family 4 protein — MGERRSVVIGPVYPFRSGVAYCSTRLAETLGQREGVEIVSFSRIYPRRFYPGGDPIDPSLVARTPANARFSLDIFNPFTWIREGLRLRRERPARVIFVWWIWVWALPYIVMSLLLPNETEVVFQCHNVRDKEPSWWKSWLTNRAIAGADIAIVHANTEGDAIEERLGAGAPRVIRAFLPIHEIPGVVPSRETARTDLSITHSKVALFFGHIRPFKGLDVALRAWQRVEKDVLLFVSGEVWFGDGTEYRELAAKLGIESRVRFDFEFIPETEVAARFAAANVVLVPYLRETQSGVVMTSFWFGRPVIATDVGGLAEVVEEGENGLLVPAGDPQALANAVNRYFDGGEGWLEEGALRAVDRYGWERYVDFLMAGDSDLENRP, encoded by the coding sequence ATGGGGGAGCGGCGAAGCGTCGTCATCGGGCCGGTCTATCCGTTCCGATCGGGCGTCGCGTACTGCAGCACCCGTCTCGCCGAGACTCTCGGCCAGCGCGAGGGCGTAGAGATCGTGTCGTTCTCCCGGATCTATCCTCGCCGGTTCTATCCGGGTGGCGATCCGATCGATCCATCCCTCGTCGCGAGGACTCCGGCGAATGCGCGGTTCAGCCTCGACATCTTCAATCCGTTTACCTGGATTCGTGAGGGACTGAGACTGAGGCGTGAGAGGCCGGCGAGGGTGATCTTCGTCTGGTGGATCTGGGTATGGGCGCTCCCTTACATCGTGATGAGTCTGCTGCTGCCGAACGAGACCGAGGTCGTGTTTCAGTGTCATAACGTCCGGGACAAGGAACCTTCCTGGTGGAAGAGCTGGCTCACGAATCGAGCAATCGCCGGGGCCGACATCGCGATCGTTCACGCGAATACCGAAGGGGATGCGATCGAAGAGCGACTCGGGGCGGGCGCGCCGCGCGTCATCCGCGCCTTTCTCCCGATTCACGAGATTCCGGGTGTCGTTCCTTCGCGTGAGACGGCGAGGACGGACCTTTCGATCACGCATTCGAAGGTCGCACTCTTTTTCGGCCATATCCGTCCCTTCAAGGGGCTCGACGTGGCGCTCAGGGCGTGGCAACGGGTCGAGAAGGACGTCCTCCTTTTCGTTTCCGGGGAGGTGTGGTTCGGTGACGGAACGGAGTATCGCGAGCTGGCCGCAAAGCTCGGGATCGAGTCGCGCGTCCGTTTCGATTTCGAGTTCATCCCGGAGACGGAGGTGGCGGCGCGTTTTGCGGCCGCGAACGTCGTTCTCGTTCCGTATCTGCGGGAGACGCAGAGTGGCGTCGTCATGACTTCGTTCTGGTTCGGGCGTCCGGTGATCGCGACCGATGTCGGAGGGCTGGCGGAGGTCGTCGAGGAGGGGGAGAACGGATTGCTCGTGCCGGCGGGAGACCCGCAGGCGCTCGCGAACGCGGTGAACCGCTACTTCGACGGAGGCGAGGGTTGGCTCGAGGAGGGAGCCCTTCGAGCCGTCGACCGTTACGGATGGGAGCGCTACGTCGATTTCCTCATGGCAGGCGATTCGGATCTCGAAAACCGGCCGTGA
- a CDS encoding DUF819 family protein: protein MEETAASALITSPGAVLAVLAGLCAFFFWLEKRSGWRMFNFLPPLLWIYSIPVLLSNTGVIPSSSPGYGLVRTYGLPVFITLLLVGVNVAAAVRIMGKGVLVMLMGTLGVVVGAPIAYLIVHTNLSPDAWTGFGALAGSWIGGTGNMAATKAALETPDGIFGLAIIADNAIYVIWLPLLLASKGFAEKFNRWTGVDESRLERMEAQIESEKVEATPVEMRHFLYMAAIALTVLGISEWIAPMLPVTEVTSTSTWRVLLFTTFGILLSLTPARAIPSTHDVAMAIVYLFVAVMGAGANLADLGDAPWFLLGALIWIIIHGLFCLMGAYIFKVDVHTAAIASAANIGGAASAPVVAAYHRESLVPVSILMALIGYAVGNYFAILTGHLCRIIVGG, encoded by the coding sequence ATGGAAGAGACCGCGGCGTCAGCCCTGATCACGTCCCCCGGTGCTGTCCTCGCGGTTCTCGCGGGACTCTGCGCCTTCTTCTTCTGGCTCGAAAAGCGATCCGGATGGAGGATGTTCAATTTCCTTCCACCGCTTCTCTGGATCTATTCGATCCCGGTTCTGCTGAGCAATACGGGTGTGATCCCGAGCTCCTCGCCCGGCTACGGGCTCGTGCGCACGTACGGTCTCCCGGTCTTCATTACGCTGCTTCTGGTCGGAGTCAATGTCGCTGCGGCAGTAAGGATCATGGGGAAGGGTGTGCTGGTGATGCTGATGGGAACGCTCGGCGTCGTCGTCGGAGCGCCGATCGCCTATCTCATCGTCCACACGAATCTCAGTCCTGACGCGTGGACGGGATTCGGAGCGCTGGCGGGTTCGTGGATCGGCGGTACGGGGAACATGGCGGCGACCAAGGCTGCTCTCGAGACACCGGATGGAATCTTCGGGCTCGCGATCATCGCGGACAACGCGATCTATGTGATCTGGCTGCCGCTGCTGCTCGCATCAAAGGGATTCGCAGAAAAGTTCAACAGGTGGACGGGAGTTGACGAAAGCCGCCTCGAGAGGATGGAAGCGCAGATCGAGTCCGAGAAGGTCGAAGCAACGCCGGTCGAGATGCGCCACTTTCTCTACATGGCGGCGATCGCGCTGACGGTTCTCGGCATTTCGGAGTGGATCGCACCGATGCTGCCGGTGACCGAGGTAACGTCGACGTCGACGTGGCGCGTGCTGCTTTTCACGACATTCGGCATTCTGCTCTCCCTCACACCTGCGCGAGCGATACCGAGCACGCACGACGTTGCGATGGCGATCGTCTACCTCTTCGTGGCGGTCATGGGTGCGGGGGCGAATCTCGCCGACCTCGGAGATGCCCCGTGGTTCCTTCTCGGCGCTCTGATATGGATCATCATTCACGGCCTCTTCTGTCTTATGGGCGCGTACATCTTCAAGGTCGACGTCCATACGGCAGCGATCGCGTCGGCAGCCAACATCGGCGGAGCGGCGTCGGCTCCTGTCGTTGCCGCTTATCATCGTGAAAGCCTCGTCCCTGTCTCGATTCTGATGGCGCTCATCGGGTACGCGGTCGGCAACTACTTCGCGATCCTGACCGGACACCTCTGCCGCATCATCGTCGGGGGCTGA
- a CDS encoding serine/threonine protein kinase, whose translation MQKRIGHYEVVSKLGRGGMGVVYKGHEASLNRFVAIKVLGDHLVEDPTFLSRFKREAQSAARLSHPNIVQIFFIGEDEGTHYFVMEYVEGKSIDSIVNEKGKIDNPLGAQIILQAARGLAAAHDEGIIHRDIKPANLMLDRRGTVKIADFGLALPSSTDAKLTATGMLMGTPGYLAPEQCRGEQADHRTDIYALGVSWYEMLTGRAPFRSESPIMLIRQILDEDPPDVSTLNPDVDDKARAILTKMIEKERDQRYQSAHELVEDLEDYLEGQSVRSLMKGLTTLAAVPRASAGTNDPTVVLGAESETTNLDVQGDAGSHGQGESSLAPTAPGVVAGSAATTQPDLRTAETAPTRHDLPPPPPPGATGRPARSRRGIWIAALLLFLLFGALGLAAWYGLGGRSSADDPATRETVADSTEGVLVPGSDLPGTATQPVESGTDYGATSRIEEIAPAETRSEPLRAGGESDDRGEAAAVASPREPRPASQTSQPRVAEREPAPPPRSLEGAGIVVTGDAALVPVVSSLMTQRLSSSDAPIYDAATLPATEDLVRRDASTGELLDAFEKGGLRRMIVVRIDPAGERQLRYMGRTDTAYSSRINVTVYDVATGRPLGASASETIEYTSLSADREAEKVVRKLAAAIARRL comes from the coding sequence ATGCAGAAGAGAATCGGACACTACGAAGTTGTTTCGAAGCTCGGCCGCGGTGGCATGGGTGTCGTCTACAAGGGTCACGAAGCTTCGCTCAACCGCTTCGTCGCTATCAAGGTCCTCGGAGACCACCTGGTCGAAGATCCGACATTTCTCTCGCGCTTCAAGCGTGAGGCGCAGTCGGCGGCGAGACTGTCCCACCCCAACATCGTTCAGATTTTCTTCATCGGCGAGGACGAAGGGACGCATTACTTCGTCATGGAGTACGTAGAAGGGAAGTCGATCGATTCGATCGTCAACGAGAAGGGGAAGATCGACAATCCTCTGGGAGCGCAGATCATCCTGCAGGCGGCCAGAGGCCTGGCGGCAGCGCACGACGAGGGGATCATCCATCGCGACATCAAGCCGGCGAATCTGATGCTCGACCGGCGCGGCACCGTCAAGATCGCCGACTTCGGTCTGGCGCTTCCGTCCTCAACGGACGCGAAGCTGACCGCAACCGGCATGCTGATGGGAACGCCGGGATACCTGGCGCCGGAACAGTGTCGCGGCGAACAGGCGGATCACAGGACCGACATCTACGCGCTCGGAGTGAGCTGGTACGAGATGCTGACCGGGCGCGCACCATTTCGATCGGAGAGTCCGATCATGCTGATCCGCCAGATCCTCGACGAGGATCCTCCGGACGTCTCGACTCTCAACCCGGATGTCGACGACAAGGCGCGCGCGATTCTCACGAAGATGATCGAGAAGGAACGCGATCAACGCTACCAGAGCGCGCATGAGCTCGTCGAGGATCTCGAGGACTATCTCGAGGGGCAGAGCGTTCGCTCGCTGATGAAAGGTCTGACGACGCTGGCCGCCGTTCCTCGCGCTTCCGCCGGTACGAACGATCCGACCGTCGTCCTCGGAGCGGAGAGCGAGACGACGAATCTCGACGTGCAGGGGGACGCCGGATCCCATGGGCAGGGCGAGTCTTCGCTGGCTCCGACGGCTCCCGGAGTCGTCGCGGGATCGGCGGCAACGACCCAGCCGGATCTGCGAACCGCGGAGACCGCGCCGACGAGGCACGATCTTCCGCCGCCTCCACCACCGGGAGCGACGGGCCGGCCGGCCCGGTCGCGACGCGGGATCTGGATCGCCGCACTTCTCCTCTTCCTTCTTTTCGGTGCCCTCGGGCTGGCTGCCTGGTACGGTCTCGGCGGACGGAGCTCTGCCGATGATCCGGCGACCCGGGAGACCGTTGCGGATTCGACCGAAGGAGTTCTGGTACCAGGCTCGGATCTCCCCGGGACGGCAACGCAGCCGGTGGAGAGCGGCACAGACTACGGTGCGACGAGCCGGATCGAAGAGATTGCACCGGCTGAAACTCGAAGTGAACCGCTTCGGGCCGGTGGCGAGTCCGATGATCGGGGCGAAGCTGCAGCGGTCGCATCTCCGCGGGAGCCGCGACCGGCGAGCCAGACTTCTCAGCCGCGCGTGGCCGAGCGGGAGCCGGCCCCGCCGCCTCGTTCACTCGAGGGCGCAGGAATCGTCGTGACCGGCGACGCCGCGCTGGTCCCCGTCGTTTCCTCACTGATGACCCAGCGGCTTTCGAGCTCGGATGCGCCGATCTACGACGCGGCGACGCTGCCGGCGACCGAAGATCTGGTGCGGCGTGATGCGTCGACCGGAGAGCTTCTCGACGCTTTCGAGAAGGGGGGGCTGAGAAGGATGATCGTCGTCCGGATCGATCCGGCGGGCGAACGGCAGCTCCGCTACATGGGGCGTACCGACACCGCGTACAGCTCGCGAATCAACGTCACCGTGTACGACGTGGCCACCGGACGGCCGCTCGGAGCTTCCGCCTCCGAAACGATCGAGTACACCTCACTCAGCGCCGACCGGGAAGCGGAGAAAGTCGTTAGAAAGCTGGCAGCTGCCATCGCCCGGCGTCTTTGA
- a CDS encoding response regulator → MAKPKLLIVDDDPHLRKLLTIYLRDKWDVSVAGEGEEALEIWKREKPKVVLLDLILPYYGGFRLCQDFKGADGFRSYVIMMTGEEGADTRNIATECGADDFLLKPFDPAEIVQKLDSLQS, encoded by the coding sequence ATGGCGAAGCCGAAACTCCTCATCGTCGACGACGATCCCCATCTCCGGAAACTCCTCACGATCTATCTCCGTGACAAGTGGGATGTCTCGGTCGCCGGTGAGGGGGAGGAAGCCCTGGAAATCTGGAAACGGGAAAAGCCGAAAGTCGTCCTTCTCGACCTGATCCTCCCCTACTACGGCGGTTTCCGTCTCTGCCAGGATTTCAAGGGCGCGGATGGCTTCCGTTCATACGTGATCATGATGACCGGCGAAGAGGGAGCCGACACCCGTAACATCGCGACCGAGTGCGGCGCCGACGATTTCCTCCTGAAGCCATTCGATCCCGCCGAGATCGTTCAGAAGCTCGACAGTCTGCAAAGCTGA
- a CDS encoding glucokinase: MNILAVDAGGTKTLVRLARLDGASRKTLAEEAFESKAWGSFDDLLADFLSRHLDARPKAACLAVAGPVHESTVQLTNLTWSIGAAELGVRFGIEQVRLLNDLHAAALAIPEIDPADLVVLQQGTVDLAAPRIVIGVGTGLGVAHIVRHEATNVFIPGEGGHALLSPFDAETGSFIAGFAPGGGWPSRETLISGPGLSKIHGKLAGTSMRGSEVTRLAKNGDPSAVRAVEILATLLGATAGDLAITTLASGGIFLTGGVVVGNGDLLRAPFIRAFNQKPPFEERMKSFPVYLVPGRTLVLDGAMAVATSLAAATPES; the protein is encoded by the coding sequence GTGAACATCCTCGCGGTCGATGCCGGCGGAACCAAGACGCTCGTCCGCCTCGCCCGCCTCGATGGTGCCTCGAGGAAGACTCTCGCCGAGGAGGCGTTCGAATCGAAGGCGTGGGGGTCGTTCGACGATCTTCTGGCAGACTTCCTTTCGAGACATCTGGACGCGCGCCCGAAAGCTGCCTGTCTGGCCGTGGCGGGGCCAGTGCATGAAAGCACCGTTCAGCTGACCAACCTCACGTGGTCGATCGGAGCAGCGGAGCTCGGTGTCCGATTCGGCATCGAGCAGGTCCGGCTGCTCAACGATCTGCACGCGGCTGCCCTGGCAATCCCCGAGATCGACCCCGCCGATCTCGTGGTGCTGCAGCAGGGAACGGTCGATCTCGCGGCGCCTCGCATCGTCATCGGCGTCGGAACCGGTCTTGGAGTCGCGCACATCGTGCGCCACGAAGCCACCAACGTCTTCATTCCTGGTGAAGGAGGGCACGCTCTGTTGTCGCCGTTCGATGCCGAGACCGGCTCTTTCATCGCCGGGTTTGCCCCCGGGGGCGGCTGGCCATCGCGGGAGACCTTGATCTCAGGCCCCGGCCTCTCGAAAATCCACGGAAAACTCGCGGGAACCTCCATGCGCGGAAGCGAGGTGACGCGGCTTGCGAAAAATGGAGATCCGAGCGCCGTCCGTGCCGTCGAGATCCTCGCCACGCTGCTGGGCGCCACGGCCGGAGATCTCGCGATCACAACCCTCGCCTCCGGGGGCATTTTCCTTACCGGCGGAGTCGTCGTCGGTAACGGAGACCTTCTCCGTGCCCCGTTCATCCGTGCCTTCAATCAAAAGCCACCATTCGAGGAACGGATGAAATCGTTTCCGGTCTATCTCGTCCCGGGCAGGACTCTCGTCCTCGACGGGGCCATGGCCGTCGCGACATCTCTGGCAGCGGCAACGCCGGAATCCTGA
- the hutH gene encoding histidine ammonia-lyase yields MARETIELDGASLNVADLPAIAAGEESIVLSDEAKRRMDASRKVIDGVVADGRVVYGVTTGFGVFSDVHISPSQSRELQRNLVLSHCTGVGEPFSDDVVRVMMVLRANALAKGFSGIRIEVVERILEMRRRGLLPLIPSQGSVGASGDLAPLSHLAAALVGEGRVRTRNGVGPAKEALRDAGLEPIELEAKEGLALINGTQTICAVGGLAIAEARGLFERSLEIAAMTLDALQGTDVAFDPRLHEARPHAGQRRVAARMRELMQGSEIRASHRDCGKLQDAYSLRCIPQVHGAVLDALDFVERTFGIEINSATDNPLVFADEGEVLSGGNFHGAPVAMACDLGAIAMTDLGSISERRIERMVNPQLSELPGFLVTEGGLNSGLMIAQVTAAALVAECRALAHPASVDSIPTSANKEDHVSMGPTAAWKFARIVDNVRSILAIEAICAAQAIEFRRPLRSSEPIERLHAGIRAVVPPLERDRFLHDDITAARAVLGSGF; encoded by the coding sequence ATGGCGCGAGAAACGATCGAGCTCGATGGTGCTTCGCTCAACGTCGCCGATCTCCCGGCGATCGCAGCCGGGGAAGAATCGATCGTTCTTTCGGACGAGGCGAAGCGGCGGATGGACGCGTCCCGGAAGGTCATCGACGGGGTGGTGGCTGACGGGAGGGTGGTCTACGGCGTCACCACCGGGTTCGGTGTCTTTTCGGATGTTCACATCTCTCCGAGTCAGAGCCGGGAGCTGCAGCGGAACCTCGTTCTTTCGCACTGCACCGGTGTGGGCGAGCCTTTCAGTGACGACGTCGTCCGCGTGATGATGGTCCTGAGAGCGAACGCTCTCGCCAAAGGTTTTTCCGGCATCCGCATCGAAGTGGTCGAACGGATTCTCGAGATGCGGAGACGCGGGCTTCTGCCGCTGATCCCGTCCCAGGGCTCGGTCGGGGCGTCCGGTGATCTCGCTCCGCTGTCTCACCTGGCGGCCGCGCTGGTCGGAGAAGGTCGGGTTCGCACGCGGAACGGCGTCGGGCCGGCGAAAGAGGCGCTGCGGGACGCCGGACTCGAACCGATCGAGCTCGAAGCGAAGGAAGGCCTGGCGCTGATCAACGGAACGCAGACGATCTGCGCGGTGGGAGGGCTGGCGATCGCCGAGGCGCGGGGACTGTTCGAGCGATCGCTGGAGATCGCCGCGATGACGCTCGACGCTCTGCAGGGAACCGATGTCGCTTTCGATCCGCGGCTTCACGAAGCGAGGCCTCACGCCGGACAGCGCCGCGTTGCGGCACGGATGCGCGAGTTGATGCAGGGGAGCGAGATCCGCGCGTCGCACAGGGATTGCGGGAAGCTGCAGGATGCCTACTCGCTGCGCTGCATTCCGCAGGTTCACGGTGCGGTTCTCGACGCGCTCGATTTCGTCGAGCGGACCTTCGGGATCGAGATCAACTCGGCGACCGACAATCCGCTGGTGTTCGCCGACGAGGGAGAAGTCCTCTCGGGAGGCAACTTCCACGGTGCTCCGGTCGCGATGGCCTGCGACCTCGGAGCGATCGCGATGACCGATCTCGGATCGATCAGTGAGCGTCGCATCGAACGGATGGTCAACCCGCAGCTTTCCGAGCTTCCGGGGTTCCTCGTGACCGAGGGAGGCCTCAACAGCGGATTGATGATCGCGCAGGTGACGGCGGCAGCGCTCGTCGCCGAGTGTCGTGCCCTCGCGCACCCCGCCTCGGTCGATTCGATACCGACCTCGGCGAACAAAGAAGACCATGTGTCGATGGGTCCCACCGCGGCCTGGAAGTTCGCCAGAATCGTCGACAATGTCCGGTCGATTCTGGCGATCGAGGCGATCTGTGCCGCGCAGGCGATCGAGTTCCGGCGGCCGCTCCGCTCATCGGAGCCGATCGAGCGCCTCCATGCCGGGATCCGCGCGGTCGTTCCGCCACTCGAGCGTGACCGCTTCCTTCATGACGACATCACCGCGGCGCGCGCCGTGCTCGGTTCTGGATTCTGA